The following are encoded together in the Methylorubrum sp. B1-46 genome:
- a CDS encoding Crp/Fnr family transcriptional regulator has protein sequence MGVIESESGNPLRRKLAAHVELTSGDVRELDGLAAGARRYPAQTPLLHQSDIPESAILVLDGFACRYKFLPNGRRQITAYLLPGDLFELDLDFRLPLDCALGTLTACRLALIPRPEYEDLIRRRPRIAHALQIARLTEAATLREWITNLGSRSGPERLAHFLCEMLLRLRTTGLASENQYSFPITQADLADTLGMSCVHVNRVLQKLRRDGLIELSGRRLTILRPDGLKSLAEYDGSYLKPAATPLRPSASDRPAA, from the coding sequence ATGGGCGTGATCGAGTCGGAGTCCGGCAATCCTCTGCGACGCAAGCTCGCTGCGCATGTGGAACTGACATCAGGCGATGTCCGGGAACTCGACGGCTTGGCGGCGGGTGCTCGCCGCTACCCGGCGCAAACTCCGCTCCTCCATCAGTCGGACATTCCGGAAAGCGCCATCCTGGTCCTGGACGGGTTCGCCTGCCGCTACAAGTTCCTGCCGAACGGACGGCGCCAGATCACAGCCTATCTCCTCCCCGGCGACCTGTTCGAACTCGATCTCGATTTCCGACTGCCGCTCGACTGCGCCCTCGGAACGCTGACGGCCTGTCGTCTCGCCCTCATTCCGCGCCCGGAATACGAGGACCTCATCCGCCGACGCCCGAGGATCGCGCACGCTCTGCAAATAGCCCGGCTCACCGAGGCCGCGACGTTGAGAGAGTGGATCACCAATCTCGGGTCCCGGTCCGGCCCGGAGCGTCTGGCCCACTTCCTGTGCGAGATGCTGCTGCGGCTCCGGACGACCGGGCTCGCCTCGGAGAACCAGTACAGTTTCCCCATCACGCAGGCGGATCTCGCCGATACGCTCGGAATGTCGTGCGTGCACGTCAACCGCGTCCTGCAGAAGCTTCGCCGCGATGGGCTCATCGAGCTTTCCGGCCGCAGGCTCACGATCCTCAGGCCCGACGGGCTCAAGTCACTGGCTGAATACGACGGGTCCTATCTCAAGCCCGCGGCGACGCCGCTCCGCCCCTCCGCGAGCGACCGCCCCGCCGCTTAG
- a CDS encoding PAS domain-containing protein, translating into MSASAMCQDQHRHRSPDRVATQGIAALPVMLEIICRIAGLGVAAVAQIKDDAWKVCSVKDDVGFGLREHDVFRIDAVPWQEMHTHQRPIVIDDAGDDQAIHRLSDLERFGFRSCIAFPITLSQGGLFGALCAFGTTPARLDQTEIRGIFRQFAELIGLQLDAQRQSSGPTGSLYDDAVIASSRGEEPLATVIEHLPIAAGLFTPEGRVLLDNPILRRLLRQGLIPGVDFGTDPRWAGCAADGTVLDPREHPFARALRGHVTLRTRFLYRTDDGFERWMRISGLPLRSRTAPAWQANPPAPAVLLIVEEEHEAERTADALHQSEARLQAAVDLIGLSPCDWNPVTGALNWNARLKAIWGLPPDAQVDRSAWLSAIHPEDRARVENAIARCGDPAGDGIYNIEHRVIGIEDEVERWVAMHGRTEFEDGRPIGFVGVGLEITERKREETIRRENEERFRRFAEHSTNVLWQANLESRRLTYLSRALRHVWGVAPEQLASIESWLATIHPDDRDTAYRTVERVGGGDVAVLEYRILRPSDGTVRRIRDTFFPIRSEDGRIRHMGGIAEDVTGRTGARIYVVDENPGSRQALLSLLQPAGYEVQVFPNAAALAEIAGSLQPGCVILDMEAAGPESLTVAKALKAGGLSLPVVMIGRSHGDVGFGVRAMKAGAVDYLEKPWQPAALLTAVSAALAELRTDTERSQARDDAKLRIGALSQREREVLEGLLAGGTNKSIGRALGLSPRTVEIHRAHVMEALGVKTLPEAVLMAARAGVQPTRDL; encoded by the coding sequence ATGAGCGCCTCAGCGATGTGTCAGGACCAACATCGGCATCGCTCGCCCGATCGCGTGGCGACCCAGGGTATCGCGGCCTTGCCGGTCATGCTCGAAATCATCTGCCGTATCGCCGGCTTGGGCGTTGCAGCCGTTGCACAGATCAAGGACGATGCGTGGAAGGTCTGCAGCGTCAAGGATGATGTTGGCTTCGGCCTACGAGAGCACGACGTGTTCCGTATCGATGCCGTCCCTTGGCAGGAGATGCACACGCATCAGCGGCCGATTGTCATCGACGATGCGGGGGACGATCAGGCGATCCATCGGCTTTCCGATTTGGAGCGCTTCGGCTTTCGAAGCTGCATTGCCTTCCCGATCACGCTATCGCAGGGGGGCCTATTCGGAGCCCTCTGCGCGTTCGGCACGACGCCTGCTCGACTGGATCAGACGGAGATACGAGGGATATTCCGGCAATTCGCCGAACTCATCGGACTGCAGCTCGACGCGCAGCGTCAATCGTCCGGGCCGACGGGTTCGCTGTACGATGACGCGGTGATCGCATCCTCAAGGGGCGAAGAGCCGCTCGCCACCGTGATCGAACATCTGCCAATCGCTGCCGGATTGTTCACGCCGGAGGGCCGAGTCCTCCTCGATAACCCGATTCTTCGTCGGCTTCTCCGGCAGGGCCTCATCCCCGGCGTGGACTTCGGCACAGATCCGCGGTGGGCCGGTTGTGCGGCGGACGGCACCGTCCTCGATCCGCGCGAACATCCTTTCGCAAGGGCATTGCGCGGCCACGTCACGCTGCGCACGCGCTTCCTCTATCGGACGGACGACGGTTTCGAGCGCTGGATGCGTATCAGCGGGTTGCCTCTCAGAAGTCGTACCGCGCCGGCATGGCAAGCGAACCCGCCCGCGCCGGCCGTGCTCCTCATCGTCGAGGAGGAGCACGAGGCGGAACGGACAGCGGACGCGCTGCATCAGAGCGAGGCTCGACTACAGGCCGCCGTCGATCTGATCGGTCTGTCACCCTGTGATTGGAACCCGGTTACAGGGGCGCTGAACTGGAACGCGCGCCTCAAGGCGATCTGGGGATTGCCACCCGATGCGCAGGTCGATCGCTCCGCCTGGCTTTCGGCCATCCACCCCGAGGACCGTGCGCGCGTGGAGAATGCGATTGCCCGCTGCGGCGACCCGGCCGGAGACGGCATCTACAATATCGAGCACCGCGTGATCGGGATCGAGGACGAGGTCGAGCGGTGGGTGGCGATGCACGGTCGCACCGAATTCGAGGATGGTCGACCCATTGGCTTTGTCGGCGTCGGGCTCGAGATTACCGAACGGAAGCGAGAGGAAACCATCCGTCGCGAGAACGAGGAGCGCTTTCGGCGATTTGCCGAGCACTCGACCAACGTCCTCTGGCAGGCCAATCTCGAGAGCCGGCGCCTGACCTATCTCAGCCGCGCCCTTCGGCACGTCTGGGGCGTCGCGCCCGAGCAACTGGCATCGATCGAGAGTTGGCTTGCGACGATCCATCCCGATGACCGGGACACCGCGTATCGTACGGTCGAGCGCGTGGGCGGTGGCGACGTTGCCGTCTTGGAGTACCGCATCCTGCGCCCTTCCGACGGCACCGTTCGGCGCATACGTGACACCTTCTTCCCGATTCGGAGCGAGGATGGTCGCATCCGTCACATGGGCGGCATCGCCGAGGATGTGACCGGCCGTACCGGTGCACGGATATACGTGGTGGACGAGAATCCGGGCTCGCGGCAGGCACTGCTCTCATTGCTGCAGCCGGCCGGCTACGAGGTTCAGGTCTTTCCCAATGCCGCGGCCCTGGCGGAGATCGCGGGATCTCTGCAGCCGGGCTGCGTGATCCTCGACATGGAGGCGGCCGGCCCAGAAAGCCTCACGGTCGCGAAGGCGCTGAAGGCCGGTGGGCTCTCCTTGCCCGTCGTCATGATCGGGCGCAGCCACGGCGATGTCGGTTTCGGCGTGCGCGCCATGAAGGCCGGCGCCGTCGATTATCTCGAAAAGCCGTGGCAGCCCGCGGCGCTGTTGACCGCGGTGTCGGCCGCCTTGGCCGAACTGCGTACCGACACCGAGCGAAGCCAGGCGCGCGACGACGCCAAGCTTCGCATCGGCGCCCTGTCGCAGCGGGAGCGGGAGGTTCTTGAAGGATTGCTCGCCGGGGGCACGAACAAGTCGATCGGCCGGGCCCTCGGCCTCAGTCCCCGCACCGTCGAGATTCACCGAGCCCATGTCATGGAGGCGCTCGGGGTCAAAACCCTGCCGGAAGCCGTGCTGATGGCAGCCAGAGCCGGGGTGCAGCCGACCCGCGACCTCTGA
- a CDS encoding recombinase family protein — MARIGYARCSSEDQSLDIQIERLKAEGCQPIRSEKVSGVSRDGRTELAAILDFIREGDELVVVRCCRLGRDTRDVLNIVHELDQRGAYLTVLDPHVSTRGESGRIVLTVLGMVSQMERRFILERQREGIQAAKAKGVYKGGTRRLDRSKVLAMKAEGHGPAAIAKALGCSRMQVYRIIGSEALAQSV; from the coding sequence TTGGCGAGGATCGGGTATGCGAGATGCAGTTCGGAGGATCAGTCTCTCGACATCCAGATCGAACGGCTCAAGGCCGAAGGGTGCCAGCCGATCCGATCAGAGAAGGTGTCCGGTGTATCCCGCGACGGTCGCACGGAACTGGCGGCGATCCTCGACTTCATCCGTGAGGGTGACGAGTTAGTCGTGGTACGGTGCTGCCGGTTGGGGCGAGACACCAGGGACGTTCTCAACATCGTCCACGAACTGGATCAGCGTGGCGCCTACCTCACCGTCCTTGACCCTCACGTCTCAACCCGTGGCGAGAGTGGGAGGATCGTGCTGACCGTCCTCGGAATGGTATCGCAGATGGAGCGCCGATTCATCCTCGAGCGTCAACGGGAGGGCATTCAGGCGGCAAAGGCGAAGGGTGTCTACAAGGGTGGGACACGGCGGCTGGACCGAAGCAAGGTGCTGGCAATGAAGGCAGAAGGTCACGGACCCGCCGCTATCGCCAAGGCGCTCGGTTGCTCGCGTATGCAAGTTTACCGGATCATCGGTTCGGAGGCTCTCGCACAATCCGTCTGA
- a CDS encoding DUF262 domain-containing protein — protein sequence MKIQLQKVTIRNLTEGYADNNEAGVVGYGGQLDIRPPYQREFIYKDKQRDSVVETVFKNFPLNVMYWAVRDSGDFEVIDGQQRTISICQYVAGDFSFKGRFFYNLHSDEKEQFLKYELMIYQCSGTDSEKLDWFQTINIAGAQLTNQELRNAVYAGSWVTDAKRYFSKTGCPAYNIGSKYITGELNRQAYLETAIDWINGGNIEQYMALHQHDSDASKLWLYFQAVMAWVQVTYPTYRKEMKSVPWGTLYNQFKDEPLNSKELEAEVTRLMLDEDVERKRGIYSYLLDRKEKHLSIRAFSPSMRREAYERQKGVCPDCGKHYEFEAMEADHITPWHEGGKTTAANCQMLCMEDNRRKGGR from the coding sequence ATGAAGATACAGCTCCAAAAAGTCACAATCCGTAATCTTACCGAAGGTTATGCTGATAATAACGAGGCGGGCGTTGTCGGCTACGGGGGTCAACTCGACATCCGTCCGCCCTATCAACGCGAGTTTATCTACAAGGACAAGCAGCGAGATTCTGTTGTTGAGACAGTATTTAAAAACTTCCCTCTAAATGTGATGTATTGGGCCGTACGAGATAGCGGTGACTTCGAAGTCATAGACGGCCAGCAACGCACAATATCTATCTGTCAATACGTTGCAGGAGATTTCTCCTTCAAGGGACGTTTCTTTTACAATCTTCATTCCGACGAGAAGGAGCAGTTCCTTAAGTATGAGCTAATGATTTACCAGTGCAGTGGGACGGACAGTGAGAAACTTGATTGGTTTCAGACCATCAACATTGCCGGAGCACAGCTGACCAATCAGGAGCTTCGCAACGCTGTCTATGCCGGGTCGTGGGTAACTGACGCCAAACGGTACTTTAGCAAGACTGGCTGCCCCGCCTACAATATAGGAAGCAAGTACATCACTGGTGAGTTGAATCGTCAGGCTTACTTAGAGACAGCCATCGACTGGATCAATGGCGGCAATATCGAACAATATATGGCGTTGCATCAGCACGACTCTGATGCAAGCAAGCTATGGCTTTATTTCCAGGCGGTGATGGCATGGGTACAAGTCACATATCCAACTTACCGCAAAGAGATGAAGTCTGTTCCTTGGGGCACGCTATACAACCAGTTTAAGGACGAACCGCTCAACTCAAAGGAGTTGGAAGCCGAAGTGACTCGTCTAATGCTGGACGAAGACGTAGAGCGCAAACGAGGCATTTACTCATATTTGCTAGATCGCAAGGAGAAACACCTCAGCATTCGAGCCTTTAGCCCTTCCATGAGACGTGAGGCATACGAGCGCCAAAAAGGCGTATGTCCGGACTGCGGCAAGCATTACGAGTTTGAGGCTATGGAGGCTGACCACATCACGCCTTGGCATGAGGGTGGCAAAACTACGGCCGCCAACTGCCAAATGTTATGTATGGAGGACAACCGCCGAAAGGGTGGACGCTAG
- a CDS encoding adenine-specific methyltransferase EcoRI family protein, with protein sequence MASKVLNGNFAEAKRVKEDEFYTQLADIERELRHYKKHFQNKTVYCNCDDPHISNFFHYFSYSFEQLGLKRLITTCYKNQDANLFSRNDSDFALYLEYFGDKNGNMVPDPKEIGIKPLNGDGDFRSPESIDLLKQADIVVTNPPFSLFREYVAQLIKYDKKFIIVGNQNAISYAEIFRLIKDNKLWLGYNNGDMKFRVPDYYAPRDTRFWIDDEGKKWRSLGNACWFTNLDIAKRHESLILYKSYNPNDYPAYDNYDAIEVSKVVDIPADYNGIMGVPLTFLDKHNPDQFEILGLSGTDYPTTKTYGKKERVVDGVRKKSLTGTLGSVIRTESFGAGAHFDVGYPVKGTYRRLFIRRKGARHEDTAPKSHNP encoded by the coding sequence GTGGCTAGCAAGGTTTTAAACGGAAACTTCGCAGAAGCCAAGAGAGTCAAGGAAGATGAGTTCTATACGCAGCTCGCCGACATTGAGCGCGAACTCAGACATTATAAAAAGCACTTTCAGAATAAGACTGTTTACTGCAACTGCGACGATCCTCATATCAGTAACTTCTTTCATTACTTTAGCTATAGCTTCGAACAGCTGGGTCTTAAAAGGTTGATAACGACCTGTTATAAGAATCAAGACGCAAACTTATTCAGCCGCAATGACTCAGATTTCGCCCTATACCTTGAATACTTCGGCGACAAAAATGGAAACATGGTACCTGATCCTAAAGAGATCGGCATCAAGCCCCTCAACGGTGACGGCGATTTCCGCAGCCCAGAAAGCATCGATCTGCTCAAGCAGGCCGACATTGTGGTCACAAACCCTCCGTTTTCTCTGTTCCGTGAGTATGTTGCGCAGCTAATCAAATACGATAAAAAGTTTATCATCGTTGGAAATCAAAACGCTATCAGCTATGCTGAAATATTCCGACTTATCAAAGACAACAAGTTGTGGCTGGGCTACAATAATGGGGACATGAAGTTCAGGGTGCCTGACTACTATGCTCCTCGCGACACGCGCTTTTGGATAGACGATGAAGGGAAAAAGTGGCGAAGCCTCGGCAATGCCTGCTGGTTCACCAATCTTGACATTGCCAAGCGTCATGAAAGTCTCATCCTATACAAGAGCTACAATCCCAACGACTATCCAGCATATGATAACTATGATGCCATCGAAGTTTCCAAAGTCGTTGATATACCTGCCGACTATAACGGCATCATGGGTGTGCCTCTGACTTTCCTCGACAAACATAATCCTGATCAGTTCGAAATCCTAGGACTCAGCGGGACAGATTATCCAACTACAAAAACATATGGGAAAAAGGAGCGGGTCGTAGACGGAGTGCGCAAGAAGTCCCTCACTGGAACACTGGGTTCTGTCATCAGAACAGAATCGTTCGGAGCGGGGGCTCATTTCGATGTTGGCTATCCTGTCAAGGGCACATACAGGCGTCTGTTTATCCGGCGCAAGGGGGCAAGACATGAAGATACAGCTCCAAAAAGTCACAATCCGTAA
- a CDS encoding ADP-ribosylglycohydrolase family protein has translation MSEDTYHTFQTVFGCHSQPKQRTSLTHPLEIATLPAGTGFGEIGITFCPGKVQADGAAGSWNRDLKTDIKAIAGFGANALVTLIEDHEIEALRVPGLEAECRLRGIDWLHLPIPDVSIPDEAFEAAWVTVGGGLRSCLRNGFKVCVHCKGGLGRAGTIAARLLVELGADPEDAIQRVREARPGAIETLEQERYVHGIRSIPERLPSATLDAIKDRALGALVGLAVGDAIGTTVEFEPRGSFDPVTDMSGGGPFDLRPGQWTDDTSMALCLADSLIACGGLDERDLLERFCRWFREGENSVTGRCFDIGNVTATALTYFEQTGDVRAGPTNRMTAGNGSLMRLSPVAIRYWNDPDGLRNAARRQSYTTHGAQEAVDACEAFSAILASAIQGKPLTDVLSASCGHPLCDGVQAIIEGSWRGKHRDGIRSSGYVLHSLEAALWCVGSSGSFSEAVLKAVNLGDDADTTAATVGQLAGSYYGLSGIPERWRKRLAWNDRIEGLADRLFTESLH, from the coding sequence ATGTCAGAGGATACATACCATACTTTCCAAACGGTCTTCGGTTGTCACAGTCAGCCGAAACAGAGAACCAGCCTGACGCATCCCCTTGAGATTGCGACGCTTCCGGCTGGTACTGGCTTCGGGGAGATCGGCATCACGTTCTGTCCCGGTAAAGTTCAGGCAGATGGGGCTGCAGGCTCGTGGAATCGCGATCTCAAGACCGATATCAAGGCCATAGCCGGTTTTGGAGCTAACGCACTCGTCACCCTGATCGAGGATCACGAGATCGAGGCCCTCAGGGTTCCCGGTCTTGAGGCTGAGTGTCGGCTTCGCGGTATCGATTGGCTCCACCTTCCCATCCCGGATGTGTCGATCCCCGACGAAGCGTTTGAGGCAGCATGGGTGACGGTCGGCGGAGGGCTGCGGTCATGCCTTAGGAACGGCTTCAAAGTCTGCGTCCACTGTAAGGGTGGCCTCGGACGTGCCGGGACCATCGCGGCGCGTCTCTTAGTGGAGCTTGGTGCTGATCCCGAGGATGCCATTCAGAGGGTTCGTGAGGCTCGTCCTGGCGCCATCGAGACCCTTGAGCAGGAACGGTACGTCCACGGTATCCGGTCTATCCCCGAACGCCTTCCATCAGCAACACTAGACGCGATCAAGGATCGTGCCCTTGGTGCCCTGGTCGGCTTAGCCGTGGGTGACGCTATCGGGACCACGGTCGAGTTCGAACCGCGTGGCAGCTTCGATCCCGTCACAGACATGTCTGGCGGTGGTCCCTTCGATCTGAGGCCGGGTCAGTGGACGGATGACACGTCGATGGCCTTGTGCCTCGCGGACAGTCTGATCGCGTGCGGCGGATTAGATGAACGTGACCTACTCGAACGGTTCTGCCGATGGTTCAGGGAAGGCGAGAACTCCGTCACGGGCCGCTGCTTCGATATCGGCAACGTGACTGCGACCGCCCTCACCTACTTCGAACAGACCGGCGACGTTCGCGCTGGCCCAACTAATAGGATGACGGCCGGCAACGGGAGTCTGATGCGCTTGTCGCCGGTCGCGATCCGCTACTGGAATGATCCCGACGGCCTGAGGAACGCAGCAAGACGGCAAAGCTACACGACCCATGGCGCTCAAGAGGCCGTAGACGCCTGTGAAGCGTTCTCGGCGATCCTAGCCTCGGCGATCCAGGGAAAGCCTCTCACCGACGTTCTGAGCGCATCCTGCGGCCATCCTCTATGTGATGGTGTGCAGGCGATCATCGAAGGATCGTGGCGGGGTAAGCACCGGGACGGCATCCGATCCTCCGGCTACGTCCTCCATTCGCTTGAGGCGGCCCTATGGTGCGTGGGTTCGTCAGGCAGCTTTTCGGAGGCTGTCCTAAAGGCGGTGAACCTGGGCGATGATGCTGACACTACGGCGGCAACCGTAGGACAGCTTGCCGGTTCCTACTACGGTCTTTCAGGCATTCCCGAACGATGGCGAAAACGTCTCGCGTGGAATGATCGGATCGAGGGCCTTGCAGATCGTCTCTTCACGGAGAGCCTGCACTGA